The following are from one region of the Ischnura elegans chromosome X, ioIscEleg1.1, whole genome shotgun sequence genome:
- the LOC124171219 gene encoding uncharacterized protein LOC124171219, translating into MTVEGNAVDKDLFESRFLLLDDQYKSFIELSDQLREMTIDLELDEEEAPQLKAFDKVEGYYHEIRAVARRVLIREVSAASNRASSNESDDRTMNLHYSMVLLGTCLVLAKNKSGTFIPIRALIDPASQASFITTDCQQRLGIPRRSSLVNCFGLAATPITSTKGTASVVIRPRRRGPELQVNAIVIPKISSTQPTEQVPDRVRHHFEFLELADPEYYEPGPVDILLGADMFSDIMLDKPVVRSSGLPTAWPSIFGYVLIGPLNSVSSATHDSSNISTCLVSSESDLDLTLQKFWRLEEAPMVHIVSPQDELAKEMFVNCHYRKPSGRYVVPLLLKEIYCLAALGDSQTTAIRRYKLLERKLNENPQGRDEYNSILSEYISLGHMSQVGWGTGKYYVPHHAVYKECSTTSRVRVVFDASNKTTTGTSLNDMLLVGPKLHQDISALIIRFRLHKVALIGDICKMYRMIELRPEERAYQHIIWRPNSDSDLQEYELNTVTFGLASSPYLAMRTIKQLCIDEALRYPCAADVVSRDLFVDDLVTGTASPQKAKSLITEINNLMNAGGFQVRKWASNLVEVLQELPSDLCQIEVNFNYDQVPSIKLLGIYWEAKSDTFCYHVRQWETPNTKRGILSTIARIFDPLGWIAPIVFWAKYLMQNLWKLKPGWDDELPSSTLKLWKEFVKQLPSLVAVKIPRWIGKDTTLNIECYISQILGFCDASERGYCASVYVRMGDLAEKGTVHLVLSKTRVAPIKTQSIPRLELLGAVLLSKLIKFVFDCISGMVKITRVFAWTDSSTVLTWLDTPPHRLKTFVAHRIMQIKENAIGITWNHIKTQDNAADIGSRGCLPSELVYQHLWWHGPTWLSEPFVNWKISSFQPIEFNQLSESKHIVDSAFTVQLARSFVVSSYFTKHS; encoded by the exons ATGAATTTGCATTATTCTATGGTTTTGTTGGGGACATGTCTTGTACTTGCAAAGAACAAGTCAGGAACGTTCATTCCTATTCGTGCTCTAATTGATCCTGCTTCTCAAGCGAGCTTCATTACAACGGACTGTCAGCAACGGCTAGGTATTCCTCGCAGATCATCGCTGGTCAATTGTTTTGGTTTAGCCGCTACTCCGATTACATCCACCAAGGGCACGGCCTCTGTAGTTATTCGACCGCGTCGACGGGGTCCTGAGCTTCAAGTAAATGCCATTGTTATACCAAAGATAAGCTCAACACAACCCACGGAGCAAGTCCCAGATAGAGTACGCCATCATTTTGAATTCCTAGAATTAGCCGATCCGGAGTATTACGAACCAGGGCCAGTTGATATTTTGCTTGGAGCAGATATGTTTTCTGATATAATGTTGGATAAGCCAGTGGTTCGTTCAAGTGGACTTCCCACTGCCTGGCCTTCGATTTTTGGGTATGTGCTTATTGGGCCATTAAACTCGGTGTCTTCTGCAACTCATGACTCATCTAACATTTCTACTTGTCTTGTATCTTCGGAATCTGATCTCGATTTAACTCTTCAAAAATTTTGGAGATTAGAGGAAGCACCTATGGTTCATATTGTGTCACCGCAGGATGAGTTAGCAAAGGAAATGTTTGTTAATTGCCATTATCGAAAGCCAAGCGGCAGATATGTTGTTCCTTTACTGCTTAAGGAAATATATTGTTTGGCGGCATTAGGAGATTCTCAGACGACAGCCATTAGGCGTTACAAATTGCTGGAGAGGAAATTGAATGAGAATCCGCAAGGCAGAGATGAATATAACTCTATTTTGTCCGAATACATCTCACTAGGCCATATGTCTCAAGTCGGATGGGGTACCGGTAAATACTATGTACCGCACCATGCTGTATATAAAGAATGTAGTACGACTTCTCGAGTGAGAGTAGTTTTTGACGCATCTAACAAGACCACTACAGGAACTTCCCTTAATGATATGCTTCTGGTGGGACCCAAGCTTCACCAAGACATATCAGCCTTGATTATTCGTTTTCGCTTACATAAGGTGGCCTTAATAGGTGACATATGTAAAATGTACAGAATGATTGAACTTCGCCCTGAGGAGAGAGCGTATCAACACATAATATGGCGTCCAAATTCAGATTCTGATTTGCAAGAATACGAACTTAATACGGTGACTTTTGGCCTCGCCTCTTCACCTTACTTAGCTATGCGCACTATTAAACAGTTGTGCATAGATGAAGCTCTACGTTATCCTTGTGCAGCAGATGTTGTTTCACGGGACTTATTTGTAGATGATTTGGTTACTGGCACCGCATCTCCCCAAAAGGCAAAGAGTTTAAtcactgaaataaataatttaatgaatgcgGGGGGATTTCAAGTCCGTAAATGGGCATCCAATTTAGTAGAGGTGTTACAAGAGCTTCCGTCTGATCTTTGCCAAATTGAAGTTAACTTTAACTATGATCAAGTTCCCTCAATAAAATTGTTGGGCATCTATTGGGAAGCCAAGTCGGACACATTTTGTTATCATGTACGACAATGGGAAACGCCCAATACCAAACGAGGCATTTTGTCCACAATCGCACGGATATTCGATCCATTAGGATGGATTGCCCCTATTGTTTTCTGGGCAAAATATCTAATGCAGAATTTGTGGAAATTAAAACCGGGTTGGGACGATGAACTTCCGTCTTCTACTTTGAAACTTTGGAAAGAGTTTGTGAAACAATTGCCATCATTGGTTGCTGTCAAAATCCCAAGGTGGATAGGAAAGGACACAACTTTGAATATTGAATGTTACATTTCCCAAATTCTTGGATTTTGTGATGCTTCTGAACGAGGGTACTGTGCTTCTGTGTACGTGCGAATGGGTGATTTAGCAGAAAAGGGAACTGTTCACTTAGTTTTGTCTAAGACGCGAGTTGCACCAATTAAAACTCAATCAATCCCTCGTTTGGAACTTTTAGGAGCTGTCCTGTTATCCaaacttataaaatttgtatttgattGTATCTCTGGAATGGTGAAAATAACTCGCGTATTTGCGTGGACAGACTCTAGCACTGTTCTAACATGGTTAGACACCCCACCCCATCGTTTGAAAACCTTTGTTGCTCATCGTATCATGCAAATCAAGGAAAATGCAATTGGTATTACGTGGAATCACATTAAAACTCAAGATAATGCAGCAGATATAGGAAGTCGGGGCTGTTTGCCCAGTGAATTAGTTTATCAGCATTTGTGGTGGCATGGGCCCACTTGGCTATCGGAACCCTTTGTTAATTGGAAAATCAGTTCTTTCCAACCAATTGAATTCAATCAACTATCGGAAAGTAAACATATTGTAGATTCCGCCTTCACA GTTCAGTTAGCACGCTCTTTTGTAGTTTCTTCATATTTCACTAAGCACTCATGA